The Aestuariibaculum lutulentum genome segment AGGAAACTGAAGGTCTTTTTTTATGTGTTTATATCTCAATGAGTAAAAACTGATTAATGTCATTTGAAAGATTTTATTTTTAATAGACATCATTTCTGCATGGTTCACACGTTTTTTTTAGTTAACTTTGCTCTCCAAATACGTTTGGATAGTATATGAGTCAAAAAGTTTTACTTAACGAAAAAGAGGTAAACATCATTCTTCACCGATTGGCTTGTCAACTTATTGAAAAACATAACGACTTCTCAGATACCGTACTTATTGGTTTACAGCCGCGTGGCGTGTATTTAGCCGATAGAATCGCTAAAATTTTACGAGAAGACTATAAGGTTGAAAATATCCAGTTAGGGTATTTAGACATTACGTTTTTTAGAGATGATTTTCGCCGAGGAGAAAAGCCATTAGAGGCGAATAAAACCAAAATCAATTTTTTAGTAGAAAATAAAAACATCGTGTTTATAGACGATGTATTATATACCGGTAGAAGTATTAGAGCGGCTTTAACCGCTATACAATCGTTTGGAAGACCGAACGAAATAGAACTTTTAACGCTAATTGATAGACGTTTTAGCAGGCATTTACCAATTCAGCCTAACTACAGAGGAAGACAGGTAGATGTTATTAATAATGAGAAAGTACGTGTAAACTGGAAAGAGAAGGATAATGAAGATTCAGTTTACCTTATAGAACGATAATTTTACACGTTTAAACTGCTGCAATAGGTAGGTTTAAACATTTAACTTTAAACATAGAAAATGAGCGAATTAAGTGTAAATCACTTATTAGGAATTAAATATCTTCAAGAGAAAGATATTCAACTTATTTTTGAAACCGCCGATCATTTTAAAGAAGTGATTAACAGGCCAATTAAAAAAGTGCCTTCACTTCGAGATATTACCATTGCCAATTTATTTTTTGAAAATTCAACCAGAACCAAGTTGTCTTTCGAATTGGCAGAAAAGCGTCTGTCTGCAGATGTTTTAAATTTTTCATCAGCACAGTCTTCGGTTAAAAAAGGTGAAACGCTTATCGATACCGTAAACAACATTTTATCTATGAAGGTAGATATGGTGGTTATGCGTCACCCGAATCCGGGAGCTGGTGTATTTTTATCAAAGCACGTTAATGCCAGTATTGTAAATGCTGGAGATGGAGCCCACGAGCATCCAACACAAGCGTTGTTAGATTCGTATTCTATTCGTGAGCGTCTGGGGGATGTGGCAGGTAAAAAAGTAGTTATTGTCGGCGATATTTTACACAGTAGGGTAGCGCTTTCAAATATTTTTGCACTACAAATGCAAGGTGCAGAAGTTATGGTTTGCGGACCAAAAACGTTAATTCCGCGCTATATTCATGAGTTAGGTGTAAAAGTAGAAACAGACTTACGTAAAGCTTTAAACTGGTGTGATGTGGCTAATATGCTTCGCGTACAAAACGAGCGTATGGATATTAGTTACTTCCCGTCAACAAGAGAATATACACAACAATTCGGAGTAAATAAGGAACTATTAGATTCTTTAGATAAAGAGATTATTATCATGCACCCGGGGCCAATTAACCGCGGTGTGGAGATAACGAGTGATGTGGCCGATTCTAAACAAGCCATCATTTTAGACCAGGTTCAGAATGGTGTAGCCGTAAGAATGGCTGTTATATATTTATTAGCATCTAAAATAAAACAATAAGCAATGATACTAGATCAAGACGGAAACATATCGATTATTACTCAGGAGAAAGCAACGCTTCCAGAGTTAGTTAAGAAGATTCAGGCTTTATACCCTAAGTTTAAAAATAATAATATTATTGTTGTTTTGTCGTCATTAAAATCGTTGGGCGTTCAGGATATTGTTGAATTTTTAGAACTTTCTAATACCCACCGTGGAGCTAAACAGTCGTTTGTAATTGTTACCGACAAGATTGCTTTAGACGAAACTCCAGATGAAATCGTAGTAGTGCCAACAACTCAAGAGGCGTACGATATTATTGAAATGGAGGAAATGGAACGCGATTTAGGGTTTTAACATGAACACTTACCATCTTGCACAAGTTAATATCGCTAAAGGTTTAGCGCCTCTAAGCGATCCTATTATGCAGGATTTTATAAATAATGTAGACCGTATAAATGCTATTGCAGACGATAGCAAAGGCTTTGTCTGGCGTTTTAAAGACGAAGATAAAGATGAAGCCTTATCTATTTTTAAAGAAGAGGATTTATTGGTTAATATTTCAGTTTGGGAAGATTTAGAATCCCTTTTCAATTACATTTATCATTCCGATCATATTGAGGTTTTCAAAAGAAAAAAAGAGTGGTTTAATAAAGTAGAAATGAAGCATATGGCCTTTTGGTACGTTCCGTTTGGAACTAAACCTACCTTAAAAGATGCTAAAATTCGATTAGATTACTTAAATTCACATGGAGAAACCCCATATGCGTTTACCTTTAAAAGTAAATTTTCGGTAGTCGATTCTATTAATTATAAAACCCAATAATACATGAAGCTCACTATTTTAGGTTGTTACAGTGCTACACCAAGAGCTTTAACCAATACCACTTCACAAGTTTTAGAAATAAATAACCACATGTTTTTAATAGACTGTGGTGAAGGTACTCAGGTGCAGTTGCGAAAGCATAAAATAAAGTTTAACAGGATTAAGCATATTTTTATTTCGCATTTGCATGGTGATCATTTTTTTGGTCTTGTTGGGCTCATTTCGACATTTCGCTTACTTACTCGTGAAACCGATTTACATATTTACGGTCCGAAAGGCATAAAAGAGGTGATTACGCTTCAAATGAAATTATCAGATTCCTGGACCAATTACAAGCTCATTTTTCACGAATTAACATCAACTGAATCTCAACTAATTTTTGAGGATGATTTGGTTGAAGTGCATACCATTCCTTTAAATCATAGGGTATATACCAACGGGTATTTATTCAAAGAAAAGGAAGGAAATCGCAAATTGGATATTAATCTGGTTGAAGAAGCAAATATTGACGTGGCTTACTATCGAAAATTACAGCAAGGATTTGATGTTGTAAATGAAGATGGCGTTTTAATAGCCAATGAAAAAGTGACTAAACCTGCCAAGAAACCCAAAAGCTATGCCTTTTGTAGTGACACCATGTATAAGGAAGATATTGTGCCGATAATTAAAGATGTCGATGTGTTATATCACGAATCGACATTCCTGGAAAAGCACGCAAATCTGGCACCACAAACCAAGCATTCAACTGCAAAAGAAGCTGCTACAATTGCTAAAAAAGCAAATGCAGGGGTTTTGTTGTTAGGACATTATTCAACGCGTTACGATAGCCTAAAACCGTTTAAAGAAGAAGCTCAGGAAGTCTTTAAACACGTCAGGTTATCTCAGGATGGTAAAGTATTCGATTTTAGTTAAACTCCTTTAAATCTAATACCCACTCAATAGCTTCGTTTAAACATTGACAACGTTTTATACTTTCTTTAGAAAAACGTTTTTCCAAGGTCGCGTTTAAATAGGCCATATCATTGTATATTACAATAGCACTGGCTACAATAAAATTTAAAGCAGATAACTTCTGCCAGTTGTGCGGATCTCGGGAATAGGAGTGTATGCGATTGGAAATGTAAGCCAGTTTAGTCTCATTTTCATAATAAGCCTCGATATCGTTCAATAAATCTTTAACCATAGGCCAATCGAAATGAACACCTTCATGCATTTCAGATAAGATGTACTTTTCACCGAAATAAAAGGTTCCATATGGTTTTTCCAATTTAAAGAATTGCTCTCTATCGTAATAGGCGGAATTCTCAAATATCATATTAATTCTTTAGGGAGGCACTAATTTAGAAAGATTATTCTATTAGGAAATGAAAAGAATATTTAATTTTGAATAATTTTAAATTAGCATGGAAAAGGACTTAAGTAGCTATAGGAAATCTTACGAAAAGGGAGAATTATTGTTGGAAAATGCTCCAGAAAATCCAATGGAATTGTTTCAAAAATGGTTTTATGAGGTCGACAATTATTTTGTTGAAGATGAAACAAATGCGATGACGGTTTCAACGATTGGTCTAGATGGATTTCCAAAAAGCAGGGTAGTACTTCTTAAACGTTATACTTACGAAGGATTTATATTTTACACCAATTACAACAGTGAAAAAGGTAAGGCTATTGCCCTGAATCCCAATGTATGTTTATCCTTTTTTTGGCATGGTGCCGAACGTCAGGTTATAATTAAAGGTAAAGCTGAAAAAATTGCTGAAAATTTAAGTGATGGTTATTTTGAGTCCAGACCCCGTGGTAGTCAGTTAGGAGCTATAGCTTCAGACCAAAGCAAAGTTATTGAGAGCAGGGAAGCTCTTGAAAGTAAGCTTCAGGCTTTAGAGCAGGAGTACGAGGGGAAAGAAATACCTCGTCCTGAGCATTGGGGTGGTTATATTGTTAAACCTGTGGAGATTGAATTTTGGCAGGGAAGAGCTAACAGATTACACGATAGAATTCGATATACATTACAAGCAGACTATAATTGGCAGGTTGATCGATTATCTCCATGATTTTAACGCTGAAATACACAATTATTCTAATTTCAAAATAAAATATCCGATGAAATACATTATTTAACGATTAAAAACATTCATTTAATCGATTTTAACATTTCCTTAACACTTACTTCGGGTTAGGCTTCTAAATTTACAGAACCAAATCTAAATTTACTTAACCATGAAGTTATTAACCAAATTGCCATTTTTGGCACTTCTAGCTATTTTAACTTTCTCTTGTACCACTGATAGCCTTGAAGATCAACCCCTAGGAGAAGAGTTTAGTCTTATTATTTTAGAAGACAAATCAATCGAAGTAGAAATTTTAGAACTTATAAACGATCACAGATTATCAGTCGGACTTAGTCCTTTAACAGACATGTCTATTGTAAAATCTGTTGCTTACACACACACCGACTATATGGTAGATAACAATGAAGTATCACATGCTAATTTTTTTAAGAGAAGCGAATACTTAAAGGCCAATGCAGGGGCATCTAAAGTTTCTGAGAATGTAGCTTATGGTTACAGTTCTGCGGAATCGGTAGTTAATGCATGGCTTAAAAGCGAAGGGCACCGCGCTACCATAGAAGGTGATTTTACCAACTTCGACATTTCAGCCGAAGTAAACTCTGAAGGTAAATGGTATTACACCAATATCTTCATAAAAAAATAATTATTTGCTAGTCTCAGTTTGATAGCAATTACAACATAACCTTTTATTTATAATTGGTTATATCTTGATAACTTAATTGTTATTGAATTTAGCTTTAGGTATGAGCCTCCCTTGGTTGGGGAGGCTTTTTTGTATTATAAATCCTAAACTGTAAGTATACTGTTATTTATAACTGCTTAAAAATTTATTTAAAAACCTTGACCTAAAATATTCCTGATAGCATTTTTAAATTCTTCTGTAATTTCATTTTTCATGGTAATATTAAAGTCATTAGTGACTTTTAAAATTATATGGGAAACAGGTTTAATTAAATTATTATAATCGCTAACACTGTTTACATAAGATCTTTTGTCGGAATTGGAATAAACCATGTTTATACAATCCCAAATTTCATTTATTTCTTAGGAGATTTTATAATCAATTAATTCTTTAAAGTTTTGATTTAATAAGTTGTACGCTGCATAATATTCTGAATCATGAAACTTCGAAAATTGTTTATTTGTTAATTCAAGAAACACTACTTTTTCAAACAATTGTGCTTGTTCATTAGTACTTTTTAACATCAACTTAGGTATTAGAAATTCATTTTTGAAAGTAATCTATTAACACTTCTTTCATATAAACGTAACTAAGCGAGTTATTGTTACAACAATTTAAATTAAGATGAGATAGGTAAGGATTAAAAATTAAAAACCCACTTAAGATTCTTCCTAAGTGGGTTTTAAAAAAATTGAATTTAGCTTTATTTTTTGTTTTTGTTATTCCATTTTTATAACAATAAACTGTGTACGTCTGTTTAACTGGTGGGCAGCCTCTTCACAATCTTCACTACCATCACATCCGTTTGTTAATCTACGCTCACCAAATCCTTCATGAGCTGTTATACGTTCGGCAGCAACTCCATGTGATATTAAATATTCATAAGTAGAGTTAGCTCTGTCGATAGATAATTTATCGTTATAAGATAAGGTACCTCTGGAATCGGTGTGCGATTCAATTCTGATTACCATATCAGGATACTGGTTTACCATTAGGTCAACAATTTTATCTAATTCTAAAGCTGCATCAGGTCTGATGTTATGTTTATCGAAGTCGAAGTAAATTGTATTTAACTCGGCTAGAGTCACCACATCTTCAACAGGATTTAGTAATAAGTTAGCTGTAATTGTTGTTAATTCGGTTTTTAAATTTTTAGAGGTAAATGTTCTGTAGTCCTCTATGTATTTCTCATGACTTCCAACAACTTTGTAATCCTGATTTCTGTCTATATTAATAGAGTAATATCCTTTTTCGTCGGTTTCCATATAGGCAATTTCTGCACCTTTTTCATCGTATAATTTGATGGTTGAATTGGCTATTGGATTACCATTAATAGCATCTGAAACCACACCTTCAACTTTTAAAGGCGGTATTCTGTTATAAGCATAAATGTCGTCATCACCTTTTCCTCCAGATCTGTTTGATGCAAAATAACCAGAAGTACCATTAGCACTCATCGTGAAAGAAAAGTCATCGTTACTGGAATTAACAGGTGTACCTAAATTTATAACATCTATAATATTATCATTCTCATCGTTTACCGTTGCAAAAACGTCTAATAATCCTAAACCTACGTGTCCGTCTGAAGAGAAGAACAGAGTACCTTCATTATTAATAAAAGGAAAACCTTCTGCACTATTTGTATTTACTACATTCCCTAAGTTTTTAGGTTCACCTAAAACACCATCGGCAGAGATGTCAACCACATAGATATCTGAACCTCCAAAACCACCAGGTCTGTCTGATGCGAAGTAAAGTTTTGTATCGTCGCTATTTAAAGCAGCATGTTGTGTTGAGAAATTATCGCTGTTAATTGGTAAATCTTCAACATCTGTCCAGATACTATCTCTAAATGTTGCGCGATAAATTTTCATGTTCGTAAGACCTTTAGAGTCTTTGTTTTCTACATTATCTTTAAAGTTATTTCTGGAGAAATACATGTATTTTCCGTCTTTAGTGATAGTCACAGGACCATCGTGGAAAACAGTATTAATATCGCCATTTAACTTTTTGGTGTGATCAACTTCTTCTTTAGAGTCTACGTCGGTAACATAAACATCTAAAAACGGTTGTTCGTTCCAACCATATAAACGTTTAATGGCAACACCAGCATCGCGGGAAGAACAGAAGTAAATTTTACCATCATGCTCATAAGCTCCAAAATCACTATACTCAGAATTGAAATCGAACTTATCTAAGAAATACTGTTGTTTGGCATTAAAGACATTTGTAATGAAATTCGAATCCTTAGAGAAGTCGTTATTATTTACAACACCGCCAGAATCTTTATAACGTTGTAACCATTTTTCCGATGCATCGTAATCTTTAACACCACGTAAAGATTGAGCGTAACTGTAATAATACTCAATAGGAACATTATCTTGTTCAACAACTTTTTTGTAATATTTAGAGGCGTTTTTCGGATCTCTTAACAGGGCATAACAATCGGCCAACTTTCTTGTTGCGTAATCTTTGTTGTAATTTTTAGCAATAAGTTCTTTATAAACTTCAGCCGCTTTTACAAAAGAGAATTTATTGAATAGCGTGTCTGCGTGATTTTGTTTTCCTTGCTGTGCAAACACAGTTACGGTTAACATTAGCGCAGCGAATACTAAAATGTAATTTTTAATCTTCATATCTTAGGGTATTAGAAGTATCTAGGTGATTTTAGTTTAGTACTTAAGAATTTGAATTCGTAAATAAGCAGGATTTCATGTGTTCCTGTTGTATAGTCTGCTATATCAGAAATGGCTTTCTCGTATGCATAACCTATACGTAGTTGTCGTGAAATTTGAAAATCTACAATACCTCCAATCGCAGCAGTTTGCTCGTTAATTCTATACGAACCTCCTAACCAGAATTTTTCATTGAACAAGAAGTTAGCTGTAAGATCGTATGATAAAGGGGCACCGTTTGTTGCTTTTATTAAGTATGCTGGTTTGAATTTTACCTTATCACCAAGATTGAAAACATATCCACCGGTAAAGTAATAACTTAAACGATCTAAAGCTTCATAGCCTTCTTCCGTATTTCTATCGGTGTTTAAGACTCTTGGGGTAGATAAACCTAAATACCATTTGTCCGTACTCCAGTAAACACCTAAACCTATATTTGGCGACCAGCGATTAGAAAATCCTCTAAAGTAGGTGTCTTCAATAACAGTAGGATCGTTTAAAAATTCATCATCCAGACTGTATTGAGTAAATCCTCCTTTAATACCGAAAGCCAGTTTTCCTGTTTTTCCGGTTGGAATGGCATAAGAGAAATCACCGTACAGATACGTGAAATTTTCAGGACCCAAATCGTCTTCTATAAACGACAAACCTAAACCTATTCTGTCATTTCTTAACGGACTATGAATAGATAACGTTTGTGTTATAGGACCACCTTTAAACCCAACCCACTGGCTTCTGTGCAATCCAACAATGCTCAAGGCTTCTCTACTACCGGCATAAGCCGGGTTAACAGATATTGTATTATACATGTACTGTGTGAACTGCGGTAATTGTTGCGCAAGTCCAACCGTACAGCTTAATAATGCAATAGCGATTACGTAATGTTTAAAAAGTTTCATAGGTTAAGATTTTTATTTAGTTCCTAAATAAACTGGTCCTGTAAATGGTGCCAATCCACTATCTTTTAATGTTATTATATAATAATACGTTCCGTTTGGTACTGTATCAGAAGTTCCGAAAGAAGACTTATTAGAATTTCCTCTCCAGTCTCCCAGATTTTCTCCAAGCGTATAGTTGCTAGATTCATAAATTAAAGCTCCCCAACGGTTGAAGATCTTAACATCTGCTACAAATCCACATAATTCGATTCCTTTAATATCAAATGACTCGTTGTAAGCGTCTCCGTTAGGTGTTACAGCTTTTGAAATTACAATGTCATTTTCACCACATGGTAATACCACACAATCTGAATTAACCTGAAGTGTAAGTTCTGTTTCGTAGATAGAACCATCTCTTGTGGTCTTGTATTTAACTAAGAATTCTAATACTTCTCCAGGATTGAAATCTTCTCCAAGTTGTAATTTCGTTGGATCGAAAATTGAACCTATTAAAGTAGCTACATTAGATCCAGAAAGGAATTCCCAAACCCCTTGAAGGTTTACATCACTTGGAATCAGGTCTTGTATGATATCTTTCAAGTCTACAGCGCCATCGTCATAACATAGTGGTGCTGCAGTAGTTTGAGTTGTTACTGTTTGAATTGCAATTAATACAGTTTGTGTATAAACAGATTCGTTACCACAAGCATCAGTTGCTGTCCAGGTTCTTGTAATTTGGTAATCTACAAAAACGTTATCTACAAAAGTACTTTCTTCAGTAAATTCTACAGTATATTCAGAACAGTCGGTAAATTCAAGTTCCGGAGCATCTGGAATATCTAATGAAGTAACAGCTATGGTTTCTTCATATTCAGTAACATTCTCAGGAGCTTTAGTATCCTGAACCGTGATGTTTTGAGTATGAGAAATTGCGTTACCACATTCATCAGTTGCTGTCCAGGTACGAGCAATTGAATAACTAGAAGGACAAGAACCGTCTGTTCTTACATCTTCTACAGTTACCGTGGCATTTCCACAGTTATCTGTAGCTGTTAAAACGACATCGTCAATGGTAGGAACCGCATCACATTCTACAGTTATATCTGTAGGTAATGATTCAACAAAGGTTGGTGCCGTAGTATCAATAACCGTAATAGTTTGTGTAGCTGTAGAAGCATTTCCACAATCATCGGTCGCTGTCCATGTTCTGGTAATTATTTTGGTATTACCACAAGCAGCAACCTCAGAATCACTTTCTGTGATGGTTACATTACCACAAGTATCGGTAGCCGTAGCGACACCAGTACTCACGCTTGTTTCATCTTCAGAGCATTCAATAGTTACGTTATCCGGAGCTGTAATTGTTGGAGCAACAGTATCAACTATAGTAATGGTCTGCGTTGCAGAAATAGGGTTACCACATTCATCAGTAGCCGTCCAGGTTCTAGTAATTACTTTGGTATTACCACAAGCCGTTACAACATCATCACTTTCAGTAATTGTTACATCACCACAAGTATCAGTAGCTGTAGCTACACCCGTATTAGCACTAGTTTCGTCTTCATTACACTCGATAGTGACATCGGCAGGTACTGTTAATACCGGAGGCGTTGTATCTTGAACAGTAATAGTTTGCGTTGCAGAAGTAGGGTTACCACATTCATCAGTAGCCGTCCATGTTCTGGTGATTACTTTCGTATTACCACAAGCCGTTACAACATCATCACTTTCAGTAATTGTTACATCACCACAAGTATCAGTAGCTGTAGCTACACCCGTATTAGCACTAGTTTCGTCTTCATTACACTCGATAGTGACATCGGCAGGTACTGTTAATACCGGAGGCGTTGTATCTTGAACAGTAATAGTTTGCGTTGCAGAAGTAGGGTTACCACATTCATCAGTAGCCGTCCATGTTCTGGTGATTACTTTCGTATTACCACAAGCCGTTACAACATCATCAGTTTCAGTAATAGTTACATCCCCGCAAGTATCCGTAGCAGTAGCTACACCAGTATTAGCACTAGTTTCATCTTCAGTACACTCGATAGTGACATCAGCAGGTATTGTTAATACCGGAGGCGTTGTATCTTGAACTGTAATAGTTTGCGTTGCAGAAGTAGGGTTACCACACTCATCAGTAGCTGTCCATGTTCTGGTGATTACTTTCGTATTACCACAAGCCGTTACAACTTCATCAGTTTCAGTAATTGTTACATCCCCGCAAGTATCCGTAGCAGTAGCTACACCAGTATTAGCACTAGTTTCATCTTCAGTACACTCGATAGTGACATCAGCAGGTATTGTTAATACCGGAGGCGTTGTATCTTGAACTGTAATAGTTTGCGTTGCAGAAGTAGGGTTACCACACTCATCAGTAGCCGTCCATGTTCTGGTGATTACTTTCGTATTACCACAAGCCGTTACAACATCATCAGTTGCAGTAATAGTTACATCCCCGCAAGTATCCGTAGCAGTAGCTACACCAGTATTAGCACTAGTTTCATCTTCAGTACACTCGATAGTGACATCAGCAGGTATTGTTAATACCGGAGGCGTTGTATCTTGAACTGTAATAATCTGCGTTGCAGAAGAAGGGTTACCACACTCATCAGTAGCTGTCCATGTTCTGGTGATTACTTTCGTATTACCACAAGTCGTTACAACATCATCAGTTTCAGTAATAGTTACATCCCCGCAAGTATCCGTAGCAGTAGCTACACCAGTATTAGCACTAGTTTCATCTTCAGTACACTCGATAGTGACATCAGCAGGTACTGTTAATACCGGAGGCGTTGTATCTTGAACTGAAATAGTCTGCGTTGCAGAAGTAGGGTTACCACATTCATCAGTAGCAGTCCATGTTCTGGTGATTACTTTCGTATTACCACAAGCCGTAACAACGTCATCACTTTCTGTGATGGTTACATCACCACAAGTATCAGTAGCTGTAGCTAGACCAGTATTAGCACTAGTTTCGTCTTCAGTACACTCGATAGTGATATCGGCAGGTACTGTTAATACCGGAGGCGTTGTATCTTGAACTGTAATAATCTGCGTTGCAGAAGAAGGGTTACCACATTCATCAGTAGCCGTCCATGTTCTGGTGATTACTTTCGTATTACCACAAGCCGTTACAACATCATCACTTTCAGTAATGGTTACATCACTACACGTGTCGGTTGATGTTGCAATACCTGTATTAGCACTAGTTTCATCTTCAGTACACTCGATAGTGACATCAGCAGGTACTGTTAATACCGGAGGCGTTGTATCTTCGATTGTGAAGGTTGCGGTTGTAGTTGATTCATTTCCACAAGCATCAGTAGCTGTAAAGATTACCGTAGCCGAACCAGTATTTCCACAATCATCACTCAAAATAGTGAAATTATTAGACCAGATAATTACGGAACAATCGTCTGTTGCAACAGCACCGCCATTTGAGTTTAGCCAATCGTTTAATTCTGTTACGTTTCCAGCACCATCACATTCAGCCACATAAGCAGCAGCTGCAGTTGTGATTGTT includes the following:
- a CDS encoding aspartate carbamoyltransferase catalytic subunit, whose protein sequence is MSELSVNHLLGIKYLQEKDIQLIFETADHFKEVINRPIKKVPSLRDITIANLFFENSTRTKLSFELAEKRLSADVLNFSSAQSSVKKGETLIDTVNNILSMKVDMVVMRHPNPGAGVFLSKHVNASIVNAGDGAHEHPTQALLDSYSIRERLGDVAGKKVVIVGDILHSRVALSNIFALQMQGAEVMVCGPKTLIPRYIHELGVKVETDLRKALNWCDVANMLRVQNERMDISYFPSTREYTQQFGVNKELLDSLDKEIIIMHPGPINRGVEITSDVADSKQAIILDQVQNGVAVRMAVIYLLASKIKQ
- the pdxH gene encoding pyridoxamine 5'-phosphate oxidase, with amino-acid sequence MEKDLSSYRKSYEKGELLLENAPENPMELFQKWFYEVDNYFVEDETNAMTVSTIGLDGFPKSRVVLLKRYTYEGFIFYTNYNSEKGKAIALNPNVCLSFFWHGAERQVIIKGKAEKIAENLSDGYFESRPRGSQLGAIASDQSKVIESREALESKLQALEQEYEGKEIPRPEHWGGYIVKPVEIEFWQGRANRLHDRIRYTLQADYNWQVDRLSP
- a CDS encoding DUF3291 domain-containing protein, which codes for MNTYHLAQVNIAKGLAPLSDPIMQDFINNVDRINAIADDSKGFVWRFKDEDKDEALSIFKEEDLLVNISVWEDLESLFNYIYHSDHIEVFKRKKEWFNKVEMKHMAFWYVPFGTKPTLKDAKIRLDYLNSHGETPYAFTFKSKFSVVDSINYKTQ
- a CDS encoding ribonuclease Z, coding for MKLTILGCYSATPRALTNTTSQVLEINNHMFLIDCGEGTQVQLRKHKIKFNRIKHIFISHLHGDHFFGLVGLISTFRLLTRETDLHIYGPKGIKEVITLQMKLSDSWTNYKLIFHELTSTESQLIFEDDLVEVHTIPLNHRVYTNGYLFKEKEGNRKLDINLVEEANIDVAYYRKLQQGFDVVNEDGVLIANEKVTKPAKKPKSYAFCSDTMYKEDIVPIIKDVDVLYHESTFLEKHANLAPQTKHSTAKEAATIAKKANAGVLLLGHYSTRYDSLKPFKEEAQEVFKHVRLSQDGKVFDFS
- the pyrR gene encoding bifunctional pyr operon transcriptional regulator/uracil phosphoribosyltransferase PyrR; the encoded protein is MSQKVLLNEKEVNIILHRLACQLIEKHNDFSDTVLIGLQPRGVYLADRIAKILREDYKVENIQLGYLDITFFRDDFRRGEKPLEANKTKINFLVENKNIVFIDDVLYTGRSIRAALTAIQSFGRPNEIELLTLIDRRFSRHLPIQPNYRGRQVDVINNEKVRVNWKEKDNEDSVYLIER
- a CDS encoding ribonuclease Z, translated to MILDQDGNISIITQEKATLPELVKKIQALYPKFKNNNIIVVLSSLKSLGVQDIVEFLELSNTHRGAKQSFVIVTDKIALDETPDEIVVVPTTQEAYDIIEMEEMERDLGF
- a CDS encoding OmpA family protein, with the protein product MKIKNYILVFAALMLTVTVFAQQGKQNHADTLFNKFSFVKAAEVYKELIAKNYNKDYATRKLADCYALLRDPKNASKYYKKVVEQDNVPIEYYYSYAQSLRGVKDYDASEKWLQRYKDSGGVVNNNDFSKDSNFITNVFNAKQQYFLDKFDFNSEYSDFGAYEHDGKIYFCSSRDAGVAIKRLYGWNEQPFLDVYVTDVDSKEEVDHTKKLNGDINTVFHDGPVTITKDGKYMYFSRNNFKDNVENKDSKGLTNMKIYRATFRDSIWTDVEDLPINSDNFSTQHAALNSDDTKLYFASDRPGGFGGSDIYVVDISADGVLGEPKNLGNVVNTNSAEGFPFINNEGTLFFSSDGHVGLGLLDVFATVNDENDNIIDVINLGTPVNSSNDDFSFTMSANGTSGYFASNRSGGKGDDDIYAYNRIPPLKVEGVVSDAINGNPIANSTIKLYDEKGAEIAYMETDEKGYYSINIDRNQDYKVVGSHEKYIEDYRTFTSKNLKTELTTITANLLLNPVEDVVTLAELNTIYFDFDKHNIRPDAALELDKIVDLMVNQYPDMVIRIESHTDSRGTLSYNDKLSIDRANSTYEYLISHGVAAERITAHEGFGERRLTNGCDGSEDCEEAAHQLNRRTQFIVIKME
- a CDS encoding PorP/SprF family type IX secretion system membrane protein codes for the protein MKLFKHYVIAIALLSCTVGLAQQLPQFTQYMYNTISVNPAYAGSREALSIVGLHRSQWVGFKGGPITQTLSIHSPLRNDRIGLGLSFIEDDLGPENFTYLYGDFSYAIPTGKTGKLAFGIKGGFTQYSLDDEFLNDPTVIEDTYFRGFSNRWSPNIGLGVYWSTDKWYLGLSTPRVLNTDRNTEEGYEALDRLSYYFTGGYVFNLGDKVKFKPAYLIKATNGAPLSYDLTANFLFNEKFWLGGSYRINEQTAAIGGIVDFQISRQLRIGYAYEKAISDIADYTTGTHEILLIYEFKFLSTKLKSPRYF
- a CDS encoding CAP domain-containing protein, producing MKLLTKLPFLALLAILTFSCTTDSLEDQPLGEEFSLIILEDKSIEVEILELINDHRLSVGLSPLTDMSIVKSVAYTHTDYMVDNNEVSHANFFKRSEYLKANAGASKVSENVAYGYSSAESVVNAWLKSEGHRATIEGDFTNFDISAEVNSEGKWYYTNIFIKK